A part of Solicola gregarius genomic DNA contains:
- a CDS encoding NADH-quinone oxidoreductase subunit J produces the protein MNAWEEFAFWAMGTVMVASALGMVLARKAVHCALFLATIMITLAIMYAAQGAPFLFAVQIIVYTGAILMLFLFVLMLVGVDSSDSIVETIKGQRLLAAFVGIVFGVVFAVAVSQTAVGTVVGTDAANEDGNVYGVAKYLFSDYMYAFELTGALLTAAVLAAMVLAHRERLERKQSQREMAQQRMADYADSGKHPGPLPTPGVFARHNANDTPALLPDGSISELSISRTLRARGTVKGALADDVNETIRMLDPEAPRDDVPDGTGDDNDGEEPTA, from the coding sequence GTGAACGCCTGGGAGGAGTTCGCCTTCTGGGCGATGGGCACGGTCATGGTGGCGTCCGCGCTCGGCATGGTGCTGGCGCGCAAGGCGGTCCACTGCGCGCTGTTCCTCGCGACGATCATGATCACGTTGGCGATCATGTACGCCGCGCAGGGCGCGCCGTTCCTGTTCGCCGTGCAGATCATCGTCTACACGGGCGCGATCCTGATGCTGTTCCTGTTCGTGCTGATGCTGGTCGGCGTCGACTCGTCCGACTCGATCGTCGAGACGATCAAGGGGCAGCGGCTGCTGGCGGCGTTCGTCGGCATCGTGTTCGGCGTCGTGTTCGCGGTCGCGGTTTCCCAGACGGCCGTCGGCACCGTCGTCGGCACTGACGCGGCCAACGAAGACGGCAACGTCTACGGCGTCGCGAAGTACCTCTTCTCCGACTACATGTACGCGTTCGAGCTCACGGGGGCGCTGCTCACGGCCGCCGTGCTCGCCGCGATGGTGCTCGCGCACCGCGAGCGCCTCGAACGCAAGCAGTCGCAGCGCGAGATGGCGCAACAGCGGATGGCCGACTACGCCGACAGCGGCAAGCACCCCGGCCCGTTGCCGACGCCGGGTGTCTTCGCGCGACACAACGCCAACGACACTCCCGCGCTGCTCCCTGACGGGTCCATCTCCGAGCTGTCGATCTCGCGCACGCTCCGGGCCCGCGGGACCGTCAAGGGTGCCTTGGCCGACGACGTGAACGAGACGATCCGCATGCTCGACCCAGAGGCGCCGCGCGACGACGTACCCGACGGCACTGGCGACGACAACGACGGGGAGGAGCCGACCGCATGA
- the nuoK gene encoding NADH-quinone oxidoreductase subunit NuoK: MSPNWFLTLSALLFTIGAVGVLVRRNAIVVFMCVELMLNACNLAFVTFSRVHGTLEGQVAAFFVMVVAAAEVVVGLAIIVAIYRSRRSASVDDVSLLKY; this comes from the coding sequence ATGAGCCCGAACTGGTTCCTCACCTTGTCGGCACTGCTGTTCACGATCGGTGCCGTTGGGGTGCTCGTACGCCGCAACGCGATCGTCGTGTTCATGTGTGTCGAGCTGATGCTGAACGCCTGCAACCTCGCATTCGTGACGTTCTCGCGCGTCCACGGGACGCTCGAGGGACAGGTTGCCGCGTTCTTCGTGATGGTGGTCGCCGCGGCAGAGGTCGTCGTCGGTCTGGCCATCATCGTCGCCATCTACCGGTCTCGTCGCTCGGCATCGGTCGACGACGTCAGCCTGCTGAAGTACTAA